From Elephas maximus indicus isolate mEleMax1 chromosome 25, mEleMax1 primary haplotype, whole genome shotgun sequence, the proteins below share one genomic window:
- the UBOX5 gene encoding RING finger protein 37 isoform X3, whose amino-acid sequence MVINLCLPQFRPRIHCNKISADGYEVENLISEDLTKRSRGFRTEYFIKPPVYVTVSFPFNVEICRINIDLTAGGGHNVTGLEMYTSALPSRASWSTPECQTPGPAEPSIPDKEAFTLVGKVLLKNQSQVVFSHRGFKARPPFGPMEATLPSPAIVTQELWNKGALSLSHVAHLKICITHMTGSGVPCMKRLEVWGQPAKTCSQEVIDSVLLVASESIPQGLALQAPALPMESDCDPGGQSECHQAPSSLQELAEIIRDVPEEFLDPITLEIMPCPMLLPSGKVIDQSTLEKCNRSEAAWGRVPSDPFTGVAFTPHSQPLPHPSLKARIDHFLLQHSIPGCRLLGRAQTAAAVTPSSIVTPSRKRKMEQPEQAPDSSLGINASCFSTTSPLVSPTTSEHTAKKMKAASELGLTHMDCSTGPISHEQKLSQSLEIALTSTLGSMPSFTARLTRGQLQHLGTRGSNSSWRPGASLEQPGSSLGPECATCKRVFSPYFKKEPVYQLPCGHLLCRPCLGEKQRSLPMTCTACQRPAASQDVLRVHF is encoded by the exons ATGGTAATAAATCTTTGCCTTCCACAGTTCAGACCAAGAATTCACTGCAACAAG ATATCAGCTGATGGTTACGAAGTAGAAAATCTCATCTCTGAAGACCTCACAAAAAGAAGTCGTGGTTTTAGGACAGAGTATTTCATTAAACCACCAGTCTatgtgacagtttcttttccctttaATGTGGAAATCTGTAGGATTAACATAGACCTCACAGCTGGGGGCGGCCACAATGTCACTGGCCTGGAAATGTACACATCTGCCTTGCCCAGCAGAGCATCTTGGAGTACCCCAGAGTGCCAGACCCCGGGCCCAGCTGAGCCATCCATCCCAGACAAAGAGGCATTCACCTTGGTAGGCAAAGTCTTGTTGAAAAACCAGAGCCAAGTGGTGTTTAGCCATCGGGGCTTCAAGGCCAGGCCACCTTTTGGCCCAATGGAAGCCACACTCCCCTCTCCTGCCATTGTCACCCAGGAGCTCTGGAACAAAGGGGCTCTTTCCCTTAGCCATGTGGCCCATCTCAAGATCTGTATCACCCACATGACAGGCAGCGGTGTCCCTTGCATGAAGCGGTTGGAAGTGTGGGGTCAGCCAGCCAAAACCTGCTCCCAGGAGGTGATAGACAGTGTCCTGCTGGTTGCTTCAGAGAGCATCCCTCAGGGCTTGGCTCTGCAGGCCCCGGCCTTGCCCATGGAGAGTGACTGTGACCCTGGGGGCCAGTCCGAGTGCCACCAGGCCCCCTCCAGCCTGCAGGAGCTGGCTGAGATAATTCGGGATGTACCTGAGGAGTTCTTGGATCCCATCACCCTGGAGATCATGCCTTGCCCCATGCTGCTACCCTCAGGCAAGGTCATCGATCAGAGCACACTGGAGAAGTGTAACCGCAGTGAAGCTGCGTGGGGCCGGGTGCCCAGCGACCCTTTCACGGGGGTAGCCTTTACTCCACACTCCCAACCTCTGCCTCACCCCTCCCTGAAGGCCCGAATTGACCATTTCCTGCTCCAGCACTCCATCCCTGGCTGCCGCCTGCTTGGGAGAGCACAGACTGCAGCGGCAGTGACCCCTTCTTCCATTGTTACGCCTTCTCGGAAAAGGAAGATGGAGCAGCCTGAACAGGCCCCAGACAGTAGCCTTGGTATAAATGCTTCCTGTTTTTCTACCACAAGCCCTCTGGTCTCACCCACTACCTCAGAGCACACCGCTAAGAAAATGAAAGCTGCCAGTGAGCTTGGCCTGACACACATGGACTGCTCAACAG GTCCAATATCCCATGAGCAGAAGCTGTCACAAAGCTTGGAAATTGCCTTGACGTCGACCCTTGGCTCCATGCCCTCTTTCACGGCTCGGCTGACCAGGGGACAGCTCCAGCACCTTGGCACAAGAGGGAGCAACTCTTCCTGGAGGCCAGGTGCCAGCTTGG AGCAGCCTGGGAGCAGCCTGGGCCCCGAGTGCGCTACCTGCAAAAGAGTGTTCTCTCCCTACTTCAAAAAGGAGCCGGTGTACCAGCTTCCCTGCGGCCACCTCCTGTGCCGGCCCTGCCTGGGTGAGAAGCAGCGCTCCTTGCCCATGACATGCACAGCCTGCCAGCGGCCGGCTGCCAGCCAGGACGTGCTGCGGGTCCACTTCTGA
- the UBOX5 gene encoding RING finger protein 37 isoform X4, with protein sequence MVINLCLPQFRPRIHCNKISADGYEVENLISEDLTKRSRGFRTEYFIKPPVYVTVSFPFNVEICRINIDLTAGGGHNVTGLEMYTSALPSRASWSTPECQTPGPAEPSIPDKEAFTLVGKVLLKNQSQVVFSHRGFKARPPFGPMEATLPSPAIVTQELWNKGALSLSHVAHLKICITHMTGSGVPCMKRLEVWGQPAKTCSQEVIDSVLLVASESIPQGLALQAPALPMESDCDPGGQSECHQAPSSLQELAEIIRDVPEEFLDPITLEIMPCPMLLPSGKVIDQSTLEKCNRSEAAWGRVPSDPFTGVAFTPHSQPLPHPSLKARIDHFLLQHSIPGCRLLGRAQTAAAVTPSSIVTPSRKRKMEQPEQAPDSSLGINASCFSTTSPLVSPTTSEHTAKKMKAASELGLTHMDCSTEQPGSSLGPECATCKRVFSPYFKKEPVYQLPCGHLLCRPCLGEKQRSLPMTCTACQRPAASQDVLRVHF encoded by the exons ATGGTAATAAATCTTTGCCTTCCACAGTTCAGACCAAGAATTCACTGCAACAAG ATATCAGCTGATGGTTACGAAGTAGAAAATCTCATCTCTGAAGACCTCACAAAAAGAAGTCGTGGTTTTAGGACAGAGTATTTCATTAAACCACCAGTCTatgtgacagtttcttttccctttaATGTGGAAATCTGTAGGATTAACATAGACCTCACAGCTGGGGGCGGCCACAATGTCACTGGCCTGGAAATGTACACATCTGCCTTGCCCAGCAGAGCATCTTGGAGTACCCCAGAGTGCCAGACCCCGGGCCCAGCTGAGCCATCCATCCCAGACAAAGAGGCATTCACCTTGGTAGGCAAAGTCTTGTTGAAAAACCAGAGCCAAGTGGTGTTTAGCCATCGGGGCTTCAAGGCCAGGCCACCTTTTGGCCCAATGGAAGCCACACTCCCCTCTCCTGCCATTGTCACCCAGGAGCTCTGGAACAAAGGGGCTCTTTCCCTTAGCCATGTGGCCCATCTCAAGATCTGTATCACCCACATGACAGGCAGCGGTGTCCCTTGCATGAAGCGGTTGGAAGTGTGGGGTCAGCCAGCCAAAACCTGCTCCCAGGAGGTGATAGACAGTGTCCTGCTGGTTGCTTCAGAGAGCATCCCTCAGGGCTTGGCTCTGCAGGCCCCGGCCTTGCCCATGGAGAGTGACTGTGACCCTGGGGGCCAGTCCGAGTGCCACCAGGCCCCCTCCAGCCTGCAGGAGCTGGCTGAGATAATTCGGGATGTACCTGAGGAGTTCTTGGATCCCATCACCCTGGAGATCATGCCTTGCCCCATGCTGCTACCCTCAGGCAAGGTCATCGATCAGAGCACACTGGAGAAGTGTAACCGCAGTGAAGCTGCGTGGGGCCGGGTGCCCAGCGACCCTTTCACGGGGGTAGCCTTTACTCCACACTCCCAACCTCTGCCTCACCCCTCCCTGAAGGCCCGAATTGACCATTTCCTGCTCCAGCACTCCATCCCTGGCTGCCGCCTGCTTGGGAGAGCACAGACTGCAGCGGCAGTGACCCCTTCTTCCATTGTTACGCCTTCTCGGAAAAGGAAGATGGAGCAGCCTGAACAGGCCCCAGACAGTAGCCTTGGTATAAATGCTTCCTGTTTTTCTACCACAAGCCCTCTGGTCTCACCCACTACCTCAGAGCACACCGCTAAGAAAATGAAAGCTGCCAGTGAGCTTGGCCTGACACACATGGACTGCTCAACAG AGCAGCCTGGGAGCAGCCTGGGCCCCGAGTGCGCTACCTGCAAAAGAGTGTTCTCTCCCTACTTCAAAAAGGAGCCGGTGTACCAGCTTCCCTGCGGCCACCTCCTGTGCCGGCCCTGCCTGGGTGAGAAGCAGCGCTCCTTGCCCATGACATGCACAGCCTGCCAGCGGCCGGCTGCCAGCCAGGACGTGCTGCGGGTCCACTTCTGA
- the UBOX5 gene encoding RING finger protein 37 isoform X1, whose protein sequence is MVINLCLPQFRPRIHCNKISADGYEVENLISEDLTKRSRGFRTEYFIKPPVYVTVSFPFNVEICRINIDLTAGGGHNVTGLEMYTSALPSRASWSTPECQTPGPAEPSIPDKEAFTLVGKVLLKNQSQVVFSHRGFKARPPFGPMEATLPSPAIVTQELWNKGALSLSHVAHLKICITHMTGSGVPCMKRLEVWGQPAKTCSQEVIDSVLLVASESIPQGLALQAPALPMESDCDPGGQSECHQAPSSLQELAEIIRDVPEEFLDPITLEIMPCPMLLPSGKVIDQSTLEKCNRSEAAWGRVPSDPFTGVAFTPHSQPLPHPSLKARIDHFLLQHSIPGCRLLGRAQTAAAVTPSSIVTPSRKRKMEQPEQAPDSSLGINASCFSTTSPLVSPTTSEHTAKKMKAASELGLTHMDCSTGNLNGPISHEQKLSQSLEIALTSTLGSMPSFTARLTRGQLQHLGTRGSNSSWRPGASLGNMGPIHTLGAFEQWSVFCAVCRALSLGDLWICVPSLLLSSNTQARKESLSSLLCQWELNFAGERLSLDNY, encoded by the exons ATGGTAATAAATCTTTGCCTTCCACAGTTCAGACCAAGAATTCACTGCAACAAG ATATCAGCTGATGGTTACGAAGTAGAAAATCTCATCTCTGAAGACCTCACAAAAAGAAGTCGTGGTTTTAGGACAGAGTATTTCATTAAACCACCAGTCTatgtgacagtttcttttccctttaATGTGGAAATCTGTAGGATTAACATAGACCTCACAGCTGGGGGCGGCCACAATGTCACTGGCCTGGAAATGTACACATCTGCCTTGCCCAGCAGAGCATCTTGGAGTACCCCAGAGTGCCAGACCCCGGGCCCAGCTGAGCCATCCATCCCAGACAAAGAGGCATTCACCTTGGTAGGCAAAGTCTTGTTGAAAAACCAGAGCCAAGTGGTGTTTAGCCATCGGGGCTTCAAGGCCAGGCCACCTTTTGGCCCAATGGAAGCCACACTCCCCTCTCCTGCCATTGTCACCCAGGAGCTCTGGAACAAAGGGGCTCTTTCCCTTAGCCATGTGGCCCATCTCAAGATCTGTATCACCCACATGACAGGCAGCGGTGTCCCTTGCATGAAGCGGTTGGAAGTGTGGGGTCAGCCAGCCAAAACCTGCTCCCAGGAGGTGATAGACAGTGTCCTGCTGGTTGCTTCAGAGAGCATCCCTCAGGGCTTGGCTCTGCAGGCCCCGGCCTTGCCCATGGAGAGTGACTGTGACCCTGGGGGCCAGTCCGAGTGCCACCAGGCCCCCTCCAGCCTGCAGGAGCTGGCTGAGATAATTCGGGATGTACCTGAGGAGTTCTTGGATCCCATCACCCTGGAGATCATGCCTTGCCCCATGCTGCTACCCTCAGGCAAGGTCATCGATCAGAGCACACTGGAGAAGTGTAACCGCAGTGAAGCTGCGTGGGGCCGGGTGCCCAGCGACCCTTTCACGGGGGTAGCCTTTACTCCACACTCCCAACCTCTGCCTCACCCCTCCCTGAAGGCCCGAATTGACCATTTCCTGCTCCAGCACTCCATCCCTGGCTGCCGCCTGCTTGGGAGAGCACAGACTGCAGCGGCAGTGACCCCTTCTTCCATTGTTACGCCTTCTCGGAAAAGGAAGATGGAGCAGCCTGAACAGGCCCCAGACAGTAGCCTTGGTATAAATGCTTCCTGTTTTTCTACCACAAGCCCTCTGGTCTCACCCACTACCTCAGAGCACACCGCTAAGAAAATGAAAGCTGCCAGTGAGCTTGGCCTGACACACATGGACTGCTCAACAGGTAATCTCAATG GTCCAATATCCCATGAGCAGAAGCTGTCACAAAGCTTGGAAATTGCCTTGACGTCGACCCTTGGCTCCATGCCCTCTTTCACGGCTCGGCTGACCAGGGGACAGCTCCAGCACCTTGGCACAAGAGGGAGCAACTCTTCCTGGAGGCCAGGTGCCAGCTTGGGTAACATGGGTCCCATCCATACCCTGGGAGCCTTTGAACAGTGGTCTGTTTTCTGCGCAGTGTGTAGGGCGCTGTCTCTGGGCGATCTGTGGATCTGTGTGCCCAGCCTCCTCCTTAGCTCCAACACCCAGGCCAGGAAGGAaagcctctcctctctcctttgcCAGTGGGAGTTaaactttgcaggagaaagactgtCTTTAGACAACTATTAG
- the UBOX5 gene encoding RING finger protein 37 isoform X2, with amino-acid sequence MVINLCLPQFRPRIHCNKISADGYEVENLISEDLTKRSRGFRTEYFIKPPVYVTVSFPFNVEICRINIDLTAGGGHNVTGLEMYTSALPSRASWSTPECQTPGPAEPSIPDKEAFTLVGKVLLKNQSQVVFSHRGFKARPPFGPMEATLPSPAIVTQELWNKGALSLSHVAHLKICITHMTGSGVPCMKRLEVWGQPAKTCSQEVIDSVLLVASESIPQGLALQAPALPMESDCDPGGQSECHQAPSSLQELAEIIRDVPEEFLDPITLEIMPCPMLLPSGKVIDQSTLEKCNRSEAAWGRVPSDPFTGVAFTPHSQPLPHPSLKARIDHFLLQHSIPGCRLLGRAQTAAAVTPSSIVTPSRKRKMEQPEQAPDSSLGINASCFSTTSPLVSPTTSEHTAKKMKAASELGLTHMDCSTGPISHEQKLSQSLEIALTSTLGSMPSFTARLTRGQLQHLGTRGSNSSWRPGASLGNMGPIHTLGAFEQWSVFCAVCRALSLGDLWICVPSLLLSSNTQARKESLSSLLCQWELNFAGERLSLDNY; translated from the exons ATGGTAATAAATCTTTGCCTTCCACAGTTCAGACCAAGAATTCACTGCAACAAG ATATCAGCTGATGGTTACGAAGTAGAAAATCTCATCTCTGAAGACCTCACAAAAAGAAGTCGTGGTTTTAGGACAGAGTATTTCATTAAACCACCAGTCTatgtgacagtttcttttccctttaATGTGGAAATCTGTAGGATTAACATAGACCTCACAGCTGGGGGCGGCCACAATGTCACTGGCCTGGAAATGTACACATCTGCCTTGCCCAGCAGAGCATCTTGGAGTACCCCAGAGTGCCAGACCCCGGGCCCAGCTGAGCCATCCATCCCAGACAAAGAGGCATTCACCTTGGTAGGCAAAGTCTTGTTGAAAAACCAGAGCCAAGTGGTGTTTAGCCATCGGGGCTTCAAGGCCAGGCCACCTTTTGGCCCAATGGAAGCCACACTCCCCTCTCCTGCCATTGTCACCCAGGAGCTCTGGAACAAAGGGGCTCTTTCCCTTAGCCATGTGGCCCATCTCAAGATCTGTATCACCCACATGACAGGCAGCGGTGTCCCTTGCATGAAGCGGTTGGAAGTGTGGGGTCAGCCAGCCAAAACCTGCTCCCAGGAGGTGATAGACAGTGTCCTGCTGGTTGCTTCAGAGAGCATCCCTCAGGGCTTGGCTCTGCAGGCCCCGGCCTTGCCCATGGAGAGTGACTGTGACCCTGGGGGCCAGTCCGAGTGCCACCAGGCCCCCTCCAGCCTGCAGGAGCTGGCTGAGATAATTCGGGATGTACCTGAGGAGTTCTTGGATCCCATCACCCTGGAGATCATGCCTTGCCCCATGCTGCTACCCTCAGGCAAGGTCATCGATCAGAGCACACTGGAGAAGTGTAACCGCAGTGAAGCTGCGTGGGGCCGGGTGCCCAGCGACCCTTTCACGGGGGTAGCCTTTACTCCACACTCCCAACCTCTGCCTCACCCCTCCCTGAAGGCCCGAATTGACCATTTCCTGCTCCAGCACTCCATCCCTGGCTGCCGCCTGCTTGGGAGAGCACAGACTGCAGCGGCAGTGACCCCTTCTTCCATTGTTACGCCTTCTCGGAAAAGGAAGATGGAGCAGCCTGAACAGGCCCCAGACAGTAGCCTTGGTATAAATGCTTCCTGTTTTTCTACCACAAGCCCTCTGGTCTCACCCACTACCTCAGAGCACACCGCTAAGAAAATGAAAGCTGCCAGTGAGCTTGGCCTGACACACATGGACTGCTCAACAG GTCCAATATCCCATGAGCAGAAGCTGTCACAAAGCTTGGAAATTGCCTTGACGTCGACCCTTGGCTCCATGCCCTCTTTCACGGCTCGGCTGACCAGGGGACAGCTCCAGCACCTTGGCACAAGAGGGAGCAACTCTTCCTGGAGGCCAGGTGCCAGCTTGGGTAACATGGGTCCCATCCATACCCTGGGAGCCTTTGAACAGTGGTCTGTTTTCTGCGCAGTGTGTAGGGCGCTGTCTCTGGGCGATCTGTGGATCTGTGTGCCCAGCCTCCTCCTTAGCTCCAACACCCAGGCCAGGAAGGAaagcctctcctctctcctttgcCAGTGGGAGTTaaactttgcaggagaaagactgtCTTTAGACAACTATTAG